One Solanum lycopersicum chromosome 2, SLM_r2.1 genomic region harbors:
- the LOC138341941 gene encoding uncharacterized protein, whose amino-acid sequence MATQETPFSLVYGVEAVLLLEKQIASLQIAVQEGLTTESNAQLCLAKLESFDEKRLEAQQKLQCYQARLATSFNKKVRPRSFQVGDLVLEVRRPIILNKRIGGKLTSK is encoded by the coding sequence ATGGCTACGCAAGAGACCCCATTTTCATTGGTGTATGGCGTAGAAGCAGTGCTTCTATTGGAGAAGCAAATTGCATCATTGCAAATAGCAGTCCAGGAGGGACTTACAACTGAAAGCAATGCTCAACTTTGTCTAGCAAAGTTGGAATCATTCGATGAAAAGAGATTGGAAGCACAACAAAAATTGCAGTGTTATCAAGCTCGACTTGCAACATCATTCAACAAGAAAGTGAGACCTCGATCATTTCAAGTAGGAGACTTGGTATTAGAAGTCCGTAGACCCATAATCCTCAACAAACGCATTGGTGGCAAGTTAACATCAAAATAG